DNA sequence from the Acidobacteriota bacterium genome:
CCGGCAACCGTGCGGATGTCGTCGAACACGTCATCGAGTGCCATCGGCGCCAGCGACACGATGCGCGGCTCGGACGCCACGAGCTCGCACACGGCCTGCTCCACGTCCTTCAGGCTGACCGCGCACACCTCGCACTGAGTCTGGGTCACGATCACGGTCGGCGCGAGCTCGTCGAGGAGGCCCGCGTCGACCCGGTAGACGGAGAGGGCGTCCGCCACGATCGCGCGCACCTGGTCGTCGATCGCGCGGCTCGAGCCGTCGACGTCGACCTTCGACGACGAGCAGACCGGCAGCTTCCCCACTGACTGCGGGTAGTCGCACTCGTGCGACCGGCCGACCATGCGGTCCGCGAAGCCGAGCGCGCACACGATCTCGGTGGCGCTGGCGATCAGCGAGACGATGCGGGGCTCGGTCATCCCGTAGCCGCCTCCGCGGAAACCGGGGAGCCCGCTGCCAGAAGGTCACAGAAGCCAAAGCCGTCGCGTTCCGTGACCTCGCCGATCTCGATCTCGATCGACCAGTCGAAGATCGGGCCATCGAACACGAACGTATGGAACTCGCCGTTCTCGCCGCACGGATCGACTCCGGACGGAAGATCGGCGAGGAAGGCGTCGTCGAAGGCACGTCCGGCGAAGGAGACGGGCAGAACGGCCGGATTGACGCAGACGGTAAGCGCAAGGAAGCCGTCGCCGATGAAGGAGCGTGCCAACTCGTCCGTGGGCGTGTGCCAGATCGGGAACTCGCACTCGAGCCCCGCTTCCGCGAGCTGGCGGACGCGGTACTCGCGGAGATCCTCGAGGAACAGATCGCCGAAACCGACCCGTCTGATTCCCCGTTCGCGGAGCTTCGCGAACGCCTTGCCCATTTCGCGCTCGTAGACCACGTTCGACGGCTCGGGCGGCACGACGACCTCGGTCAGCGGAAGGCCGATCGAGTCCGCCTGCTCCCGCAACAACGAGCGGCGCACGCCGTGCATGCTGACCCGGTCGAAGGCGTCGGTCACGGTCGTGATCAGCTCCACCACGTCGAAGCGCCCGTCGGCGCGGAGTCGCTGGAGGGCCAGACAACTGTCCTTGCCGCCGCTGAAGCAGAGTGCGATCGGTTCCGGCATGGTGGGTCGAGGCTAACGCCTACCGAGGAGGAGTACCGCCGCCGCGGGCAGCACCGTCACCGACGCCAGCAGGCATGCCGGCAGGCCAACCAGCATCACCGCGGCCATCGTCTCCAGGCCAGGGTGATCGGTGAACAGCAGGATCGAGAAACTCGCCGTGGTGGTCAGCGTCGTCATCGCGATCGCCCGGCCTACCGACAGGGCAGCCCCGCGAACGGGCTGAGCCGGATCGTCCAGGAACCTGTGGACGACATGGATGCCGTCGTCGATGCCGAGACCGAAGATCAGCGGCAGCACGAGCCAGGTCATCACGTTGAAGGGGATGCCAACCCAACACAGCACGCCCAGGGTGAACGGCACCGCGGCCAGCACGGGCAGCACCGCCAGCAGGACCGAGGCGGGCCGCCGGAAGTCGACGCAGAGGACGAGGAGCACGAATCCCAGGATCGCCCCGGCGATCCAGGGGATCCACGGCCGGTCGCCGATCATCATTCCCTCCACCACCGCCAACAGCCCGCTGGCACCTGGGTCGATCGCCTGCACCACCTCGCGCTGACGCCGGGCCAGGGCGCCGTCCGCCTTCGAGTCCGCGGCGTAGGCGTAGACCAGCAACTCCCCGGTCGGCGCGATGAACTTGTCGCGCAAGCTGGGCGGCAGGGAGTCGATGTTCGGTGGCCCAGCCGCCGCGGCTCGACGGAGCGCCCCCACTGCCAAGGCCCGGGGATCGCCCATTCCCCCGCCGGCCGCGGCCGTCCCGTCCTCGGCTCCCAACACGCGGTGCAGTGCCGCGGCCCTCTCCGCCAGATCGGCCGGCAGAATCGTGCCGAGGCTGACCGTCTCGCTGAACAGCGGGTGACCGTCCAGCCGGCCCCCGAACTCCCGAGCCTCTTCGAGGCTCTCCGCGGCCAGGATCCACGGTGCGCCGTTCGTGCCCAGGACCTCCTGGATCCGGTCGACCATGGCGATGGCCGGCACGCCGCGGTTCATGATCCGCTCCAGCCGCGTCTCGACCTGCAACCACGGCAAGCCCGCAAGGGCCGCCGCCACGAGGACACCGCTCACCACGAGGCAGCGAACTGGTCGCTCCGTCGCCCACCGCACGACGGAGGGGAGGCCGGGAACGGGGACGGGCGTCGGACGCCCGGCCGGGGCCGCAGCCGCGGTTTCGAGCCGCCGGCGGTGTCGCCGCTGCCGCAGCACCCAGACGGAGGGCAGGACGAGCAGCGTCAACGGCAGACAGAACAGGAGACCCAATCCGCCAGAGAGGCCGAGATGGAGCGCCACCGGGTCCGGCGCGGTCGCCGCGATGAGGAACGCCCCCGTCGTCGTGATGCCCCCGGCGACCACGCCACGGCCGGCGCCGGACAGGGTACGCCGCAACGCCTGCTCGAACGAGCGACCATGAGCCAGTTCCTCTCGCTGGCGCACGAACAGGTGGACGGCGAAGTCGATGCCGAGACCGAAGACGGTGACGCCGAAGAACGTCTCCATGACCGTCAGCTTCCCGGTCAGGAGGCCGACCGCGCCCAGAGCGGCGCCAATCGAGAGGATCAGGACCGCGGCCACCGACAGCATGCCGCCGGGTCGCTTCTCGACGATCCGGAAGAGCAGCAGGACGAGCACGAGGCTGATCGGTGTCAGGCGCTTGATCGCGCCCAACGTCTGCTCCTGGTCGCCCGCCGACAGCGCCGGCAGGCCCGAGAAGCCCGCCGTCACCCCGGAACCGGCCAGGGCGCTCTCGATCGCGGCTTCGATCTCGAAGAACGGGCTCTCGCCCACCTCTTCCGCCAGCGGGTCCTTCGCCATCTTGATCTCGACGAGGCGGGCGCCGGGCACGCTGGCCACCGCGCCGCGAAGCGCCACGGCAGAGGCGGCGAACTCCGCCAGATTCGCAACGTCGTCCGGCCGCTCGACGAGGGCGAGCCAACGGTCGAACAGAGGCCGCTCGACAAGCCACGGCGCCTGCTCCGCGAGCCACTCGAGCGGCAGTGGGCGTCGGGCGGCGGCGACTGACGGCAGCGCCGACGCGGCCTCGATCGTGCGGTCTACGGCCTGATCGAGTCGCTCCTCCTCGCCCTCGAGCAGTACCAGAAGCAGACCGCCGAGTTCGTACTGCTCGGACATCTCGAAGTAACGGCCGACGTGCTCGTTGGCCCGGTTCATGACGCCTGTGAACGTGAGATCGACCGTCGTCGCCGGCAGCAACGCGGCCAGAGCGAGCGCCGGCAAGACGGCACAGGCGATCGCCCTCCACGGCGAGCGAATCGTCCATCGCGCAACCGCGTCGAGTGCCCGTCTCATGCTCATGGAACGCTGCTACAGTCCCGCGCGCCCGTGGCCCTGAAGATGGGGGCCGCAGAACGAGGAGAAGAGATGAAGTTCGGCATCATGTTCGCCAACACCGGCCCGTTCGTCGATGGCCCGCCCGCCGCGGGTCTGGCTCAGGCAGCCGAAGCCGCCGGCTTCGACTCGCTATGGACCGTGGAGCACGTCGTCGTCCCGCGCGGCTACGCCTCCCCCTACCCCTATGACGAAAGCGGCAAGATGCCCGGCGGACGCGAGGACTTCGACATCCCCGACCCGCTCGTCTGGCTATCCTACGTGGCCGCGGCGACCAAGAGCATCAAGCTCGCCACCGGCATCCTGATCGTCCCGCAGCGTAATCCCCTGGTCACCGCCAAGGCCGTCGCCACGCTCGACAAGCTCTCCGGCGGGCGCGCCGTCCTGGGCGTGGGCGTCGGCTGGCTCGAGGAGGAGTTCAACGCCCTCGGCGTGCCGTTCGCCGGCCGCGGACGCCGTCTCGACGACTACATTCGCGCCTTCCGGGCCCTGTGGACCGAGGACTGCCCGAGCCACGACGGCGAGTTCGTCTCCTTCGCCGACTGCTATAGCCGGCCGCAGCCCGTCCAGGACTCCGTGCCGATCGTCGTCGGCGGCCACTCGGACCGCGCCGCCCGCCGCGCCGGCGAACTGGGCGACGGTTTCTTCCCCGCTCTCGGCGACGTCGACAAGCTGAAGCACCTGCTCGGCATCATGCGCGAGAGCGCCGAGGCGGCGGACCGCGACCCGGACGCCATCGAGATCACCGCCAACGGCGGACCGCCGGATCACGTCGCACGCATGGCCGAACTCGGCGTCTCCCGCGTCATCTTCCCGCCGATGCCGCCCGACCGGCTCGCCCAGTTCGGCGAAGAGGTCATCTCGAAGTTCAGTTGAGCCCCACTGGGTGCGCCGGCGTGACATCCGACCGCCCGCAGACGGGCGCTCGGACTGTGACGCTGGTGGCGCGCGGACGCGCCACCAGGGTTCCCGCCGACATCAGGCGCGATGCCGCGCAGCGGCGAGCCTACGCGGTGGTAACTTCCCCCGCATGATCCAAGCTCAAAGTCGCATTCGCCCCCTGCTCCTCGCATTCGCCCTGCTGCTCGCCGCTGCCACCCCCTCAATCGCCTCCGAATCCAAAGCCGACGACCCCGTCCGCATCCTCTTCCTCAGCAAGTCCTCCGGCTTCCAGCACTCGGCGATCAAGCGCACCGACGGCCATCCCAGCCACGTCGACACCGTGCTCGCCCAGGTAGCGACCGAGCGGGGCTTTGAGATCACGTCCACCAAGGACGCAGGCCTCATCAACGCCACCCAGCTCGCCAACTTCGACGTCGTCATCTTCTACACGACCGGCGACCTGACCCAGCGCGGCGGCACCGGCGAGGGCTTCTTCCGCGGCGACGGCAATCCCCCGATGAGCGCCGACGGCGTCTCCGACCTGATCGCCTGGATCGAAGCCGGCGGCGGTTTCGTCGGCTTCCACCCCGCGACCGACACCTTCCACGGCGAGAACGACGAGGTCACCCCCTACGTCGGCATGATCGGCGGCGAGTTCGTCCACCACGGCGCCCAGTTCCCGGGGATCGTCCGTGTCGCCGACGCCGGCCACCCCACGATGAAATCCATCGAAGACGGCTGGAAGATCATGGACGAGTGGTACCTCTTCAAGAATGTCGCGAAGGACCACCTCCACGTCCTGGCGCTGATGGACCCCGGCGAAGAGCGGGCCAAGCAGGAGGTCTACGACATCCCCCCGTACCCCATCGCCTGGTGCCGCGAACTCGGCTCCGGCCGCGTCCTCTACAACGCGATGGGCCACCGCGAGGACGTCTGGGACCACGAGATGTTCCAAGCCTGGGTCGGCGACACAATCGCGTGGGCGGCAGGCGAAGGTGAGGCAGCCGCCACGCCGAACTGGGGGGACGTGGTTCCGTAACCTACTGATCGCGCTCCTGCCGGATTCTCTCGAGTTCCTGTTGGAACAGCTCGTTGTACCGTTCCTCATCGAACGATGGACTACCCATCGGACCTCCGTGTGGACTATCTGCCGTTGACAACATCCAGCGAGCCAAACCGCCGAACACCGAGAGTCCGACGACAATGGAGCCGAGCAATACACCGGCGAGGATCTGACCCAAGGCCACTGCCCACACCGTCTGCCAGAAAGATATGGGTTCTCTACTCATTTCTCTTACCTCCACTCCGATAGTCAGCGTGAACGCGACGTACTCTGCCCTCGCGCCGCCGTAGTCCCTTCAGTGTAGCCACACCGCACTCGCAGTTCGGCACGCTCGGCGGGAGCAGCAACGAAAGACTGAAGAGGGGCATCTCCAAGAGGACGATCTCGGCTCCACTTCATTGGATTTCTTTGTGTTCCTCGATGCCTAGGTGATAGATTCAGTCACCCAAACGGAGGTCCCCGACGGGCCGGTCTCGCGGCCTCCGACACCGCCAAGCCGACCGTCAGGTCCAGCATCGGATGACAACCGAATGATTGACAAGGAAACCGGCATGAGCACCAAGGAGCGCCTGGGCGAGGAGATCGCCACGCTCGCAGCGCGGATCGACGCGGCGACGTACGAGTTGCTTGTTCTCATTCGCAGGTTCGACGAAGAGGAGGGCTGGAACTGCGGCTTCCTCACTTGCGCCCAGTGGCTCACCTGGCGAATTGGCCTCGCACCCGGCGCGGCCCGCGAGAAGGTGCGGGTCGCTCGCGCCCTGGGCGAACTGCCCCTGATGAGCGAGGCGATGAGAGGGGGTCAACTCTCCTACTCCAAGGTGAGAGCGTTGACGCGCATCGCTCGGCCCGAGACGGAGAAGGACCTCGTCGAACTCGGGAAGGCCGGAACCGCGGCCCACATCGAGCGGGTCGTCCGGTCCTGGCGGAGGATCGACCGTTCGGTCGAGGCTGCCGACGACGAACTGCGCGACGCGTCGAGCCACGTGAGAACGCACATCGACGAGAACGGCATGTTCGTGATCCGCGGGCGTCTGGCGCCGGAAGCGGGCGAGGTAGTGATGAAGGCGCTCAAGGCGGCCAGCGAGAAGCTCTACGCGGAGGGCCAGGAGGACCGGCAACCCGCCGGCAAGGTGCGGGCCGATGCGCTGGTGCTCGTCGCCGAGAGCGCGCTCAAGCGCGGTCTCGACCCTGGCTCAAGCGGCGACCGGTTCCAGGTCGTCGTTCATGTGAGCGACGAGGAACTGAGGGCCCCGGAGGAAGGTCCGGCGGTCGGCTGCGCGTCGTGTGCTTCCACCGAAGCGCAGGCGGCAGACGTTTCCGCGGAAACGTCACCGACTCGCCCGCAGCAACATTCCGCAGCGAGGGCTGAAGCCGAACACGTTTCCGCGGAAACGCCCGACGGATTACAACCGGCACATGGGCGATCCTCAGTCGGCGGCGCCTGGCTGGGGGACTCGCACATCCCTGTTTCCGCGGAAACAGTCAGACGGATCGCCTGCGACGCCGGCAAAGTCCGGATCACCCACCGATCGGGCCAGATTCTGAGCGTCGGCCGCAAGACGCGCACGATTCCACCTCCGATCCGGCGCGCCCTGGAGTTCCGCGACCAGGGTTGCCGCTTCCCCGGATGCACCTCAAAGCACTGCGATGCCCACCACATGGTCCATTGGGCCGACGGCGGCGAGACGAAGCTCTCGAACCTCTTGCTTCTCTGCCGGCGGCACCACCGACTGCTCCATGAAGGCGGCTTCAATGTGCGGATGAGCGAGGACGGCGCCGTGCAGTTCTTCCATCGCCGGGGACGGCCGCTGGAGGAGAGTCCGGCGCCACCGCCGGTCGGACTCCACGCCGCACGGGAGTTGGTCGAGCACCTGGAGAACGCCGGCATCCTGGTCACGGGCAAGGAGTCAATGCCGAGTTGGGACGGCCGGCCGCTCGACCTGCCCTACGTCATGGAGTGCCTGTGGAAACCGCCACCGCACCTCGAAGCGGCGGCAGCCCGCGACGAAACACAGCCCGCGCCGCGTAGGGGCCAACGGTTCGGAACTGCGGCATGAACAGGATGACCGACCAGCGGTACCTGCTCGAGGACCAGTACCGGGACCCCGCAAACCTGCAAGATCGCGCCCGGTTGCATGCCCGCTTCAGCGTCAATCCGCGAGGCTGGTTGCCATGGGTCTTCGATCGGTTCGCCTTCGGGAAGGAGGCGCGCCTGCTGGACCTGGGATGCGGGCCAGGAGACCTTTGGCGTGCCAATCGAGCACGGATTCCGTCGGGATGGGACATCACGCTGGCTGATCTCTCTCCTGGCATGCTCGACGCTGCCGCCACACAGCTTGGCAAGGAACGGTTCTCCTATCGCGTCGCCGACGCCCAGGATCTGCCGTTCGACGACGACTGGTTCGACGGAGTGATCGCCAACCACATGCTCTACCATGTGCCCGATCGGGAACGGGCACTGGTCGAGTTGCGCCGGGTACTCAAGGCTGACGGACGTCTGTACGCCGCGACCAATGGGCTCCCTGACGGAATCGGCCTGGGCGCCTGGGTACGGCAAGCGTTGCATCAGGAGGACCAGCGCCCGGAGGAGAGCACGATCGACCTCTTTAGTCTTGAGACCGGCCGAGCCCAGTTGAAAAGGGTGTTCGCCTCCGTCGCAATTCACCGCTATGAGGACGCCCTGGAGATCACCGAGGTCGAACCCCTGATCGCCTATGTGCGCTCGACTGGCGGAACCCTGGCGAATCCCGACAAAATAGACGAGTTACGCGACGCGGCGGCCATGGAGATAGAACGCCATGGCTGTCTACGTCTGGCCAAGAACGCCGGGATGTTCGAGGCAAGCGCGTGCGCCGAGCTTTGACAACGTCCGGACTGGGAGCGGGCTACCGTTTCCGAGGCACGATGGAGATCCCATGAAGAACCCACCTGAAGGCTGGCCGAGAATCTCGCCCTCCCTCTTCTACGAAGACGCCGCAGCCGCGATCGACTGGTTGACCCGGGCCTTCGGATTCGCGGTGCAGGAGAGGGTAGAGGACGAGCAGGGGCGAGTCGTCCATTCGCAGCTCGTCCTGGACGGCGGCCTCATCATGGTCGGGCAGACAGGTCTGCAGCGGGACCGGGAGTTCCAGAAGTCTCCGCAGGCGGTCGGCGGCGCGAACACGCAGTCCCTGGCCGTGTACGTCGACGACGCCGACGCGCACTGCGAGCGGGCACGGGCAGCGGGCGCCGTCATCACGATGGAGCCAGCGACCCAGGACTACGGCGAGGGCTACTGGGTCGACCGGAGCTACGGAGCCCTGGACCTGGAGGGACACCACTGGTGGTTCCTCCAGCGACTGCGTTAGCCCGGCGGCACCGGGAACAGACACCGGCCGCGGGCGGGTTCTGCACTACAGCGTCACTCGACGCGCTAGCCTCGTCTACTGAACCAGAGGCTCACTCATGTTCGACTCCCGGCCGGCCCTGCTCCCAACGAAGTTTCCCCCGTTGCGGCGCCGGCGGATCGCCACGTTGCAGGTGAACCTGGGGTACCGCTGCAACCTGAGCTGCGTCCACTGTCACGTCAACGCCGGACCTCACCGGACGGAGATGATGTCGGCCCGGGTCGTCGACGAGGTGATCGCGGCACTCGACCGGATGGACATCGAGACGCTCGACCTCACCGGCGGCGCACCGGAGTTGCATCCGGAATTCCGCCGCATCGTGCGGGAAGGGCGCCGGCGAGGCATCGAGGTCCTCGATCGCTGCAACCTGACGGTGCTGTTCGAGGAGGGCCAGGAGACCCTGGCCTCCTTCCTGGCGGAGGAAGGCGTCACTGTCGTCGCCTCCCTGCCCTGCTATCTGGAGGAGAACGTCGAGCAGCAACGCGGCAAGGGAGTCTTCGGCGACAGCATCCGGGCTCTCACCCTGCTGAACGACCTCGGCTACGGCACGGGCAACGGGCGGCGACTCCACCTGGTCTTCAATCCGGTCGGCGCCGTGCTGCCGCCACCGCAGGCGAAGCTGGAGGCAGCCTACAAGCGGGAACTGAAGCGCCGATTCGGCATCGTGTTCGACTCGCTCTTCGTACTGACGAACATGCCGATCAACCGCTTCGGCGCCGTTCTGACGGCGCAGGGCCAGCTCGACGACTACATGACGCTGCTACGGGACAACCACTGCGCGGAGAACGTCCCGGGCGTCATGTGCCGCGACACGATCAGCGTCGACTGGCAAGGCCATCTGTACGACTGTGACTTCAACCAGATGCTGGGGCTGCCGGCGATGATGGAGGGGCGCCCCGCGCGTCTGGCCGATCTCGTCCAGGGCGGTCCGCTCGAGACTGGCTGTATCGCCACGGCGAGCCACTGTTTCGGCTGCACCGCCGGCCAGGGCAGCAGCTGCACCGGCGCTCTGGACGGCTGAACCGCCCACTATGCGCAGGCACGACGCGGCAACAAGTGGGCTTCCTGTTTACGCCTTAGTTGCGCTATGATGGTCTCTTCCCACTTCCACGTCTCTTCTCGTTCCGTTTCACGGTGCCGTGACTTCCCTGCCCGCAGCTCTCACCGACCCGCAGTGGCCGCGGTCCCTGGTGCGCCAGATC
Encoded proteins:
- a CDS encoding VOC family protein; this translates as MKNPPEGWPRISPSLFYEDAAAAIDWLTRAFGFAVQERVEDEQGRVVHSQLVLDGGLIMVGQTGLQRDREFQKSPQAVGGANTQSLAVYVDDADAHCERARAAGAVITMEPATQDYGEGYWVDRSYGALDLEGHHWWFLQRLR
- a CDS encoding MMPL family transporter codes for the protein MSMRRALDAVARWTIRSPWRAIACAVLPALALAALLPATTVDLTFTGVMNRANEHVGRYFEMSEQYELGGLLLVLLEGEEERLDQAVDRTIEAASALPSVAAARRPLPLEWLAEQAPWLVERPLFDRWLALVERPDDVANLAEFAASAVALRGAVASVPGARLVEIKMAKDPLAEEVGESPFFEIEAAIESALAGSGVTAGFSGLPALSAGDQEQTLGAIKRLTPISLVLVLLLFRIVEKRPGGMLSVAAVLILSIGAALGAVGLLTGKLTVMETFFGVTVFGLGIDFAVHLFVRQREELAHGRSFEQALRRTLSGAGRGVVAGGITTTGAFLIAATAPDPVALHLGLSGGLGLLFCLPLTLLVLPSVWVLRQRRHRRRLETAAAAPAGRPTPVPVPGLPSVVRWATERPVRCLVVSGVLVAAALAGLPWLQVETRLERIMNRGVPAIAMVDRIQEVLGTNGAPWILAAESLEEAREFGGRLDGHPLFSETVSLGTILPADLAERAAALHRVLGAEDGTAAAGGGMGDPRALAVGALRRAAAAGPPNIDSLPPSLRDKFIAPTGELLVYAYAADSKADGALARRQREVVQAIDPGASGLLAVVEGMMIGDRPWIPWIAGAILGFVLLVLCVDFRRPASVLLAVLPVLAAVPFTLGVLCWVGIPFNVMTWLVLPLIFGLGIDDGIHVVHRFLDDPAQPVRGAALSVGRAIAMTTLTTTASFSILLFTDHPGLETMAAVMLVGLPACLLASVTVLPAAAVLLLGRR
- a CDS encoding LLM class F420-dependent oxidoreductase produces the protein MKFGIMFANTGPFVDGPPAAGLAQAAEAAGFDSLWTVEHVVVPRGYASPYPYDESGKMPGGREDFDIPDPLVWLSYVAAATKSIKLATGILIVPQRNPLVTAKAVATLDKLSGGRAVLGVGVGWLEEEFNALGVPFAGRGRRLDDYIRAFRALWTEDCPSHDGEFVSFADCYSRPQPVQDSVPIVVGGHSDRAARRAGELGDGFFPALGDVDKLKHLLGIMRESAEAADRDPDAIEITANGGPPDHVARMAELGVSRVIFPPMPPDRLAQFGEEVISKFS
- a CDS encoding adenine nucleotide alpha hydrolase, producing MPEPIALCFSGGKDSCLALQRLRADGRFDVVELITTVTDAFDRVSMHGVRRSLLREQADSIGLPLTEVVVPPEPSNVVYEREMGKAFAKLRERGIRRVGFGDLFLEDLREYRVRQLAEAGLECEFPIWHTPTDELARSFIGDGFLALTVCVNPAVLPVSFAGRAFDDAFLADLPSGVDPCGENGEFHTFVFDGPIFDWSIEIEIGEVTERDGFGFCDLLAAGSPVSAEAATG
- a CDS encoding class I SAM-dependent methyltransferase; this encodes MTDQRYLLEDQYRDPANLQDRARLHARFSVNPRGWLPWVFDRFAFGKEARLLDLGCGPGDLWRANRARIPSGWDITLADLSPGMLDAAATQLGKERFSYRVADAQDLPFDDDWFDGVIANHMLYHVPDRERALVELRRVLKADGRLYAATNGLPDGIGLGAWVRQALHQEDQRPEESTIDLFSLETGRAQLKRVFASVAIHRYEDALEITEVEPLIAYVRSTGGTLANPDKIDELRDAAAMEIERHGCLRLAKNAGMFEASACAEL
- the arsS gene encoding arsenosugar biosynthesis radical SAM protein ArsS (Some members of this family are selenoproteins.); this encodes MFDSRPALLPTKFPPLRRRRIATLQVNLGYRCNLSCVHCHVNAGPHRTEMMSARVVDEVIAALDRMDIETLDLTGGAPELHPEFRRIVREGRRRGIEVLDRCNLTVLFEEGQETLASFLAEEGVTVVASLPCYLEENVEQQRGKGVFGDSIRALTLLNDLGYGTGNGRRLHLVFNPVGAVLPPPQAKLEAAYKRELKRRFGIVFDSLFVLTNMPINRFGAVLTAQGQLDDYMTLLRDNHCAENVPGVMCRDTISVDWQGHLYDCDFNQMLGLPAMMEGRPARLADLVQGGPLETGCIATASHCFGCTAGQGSSCTGALDG
- a CDS encoding ThuA domain-containing protein; the encoded protein is MIQAQSRIRPLLLAFALLLAAATPSIASESKADDPVRILFLSKSSGFQHSAIKRTDGHPSHVDTVLAQVATERGFEITSTKDAGLINATQLANFDVVIFYTTGDLTQRGGTGEGFFRGDGNPPMSADGVSDLIAWIEAGGGFVGFHPATDTFHGENDEVTPYVGMIGGEFVHHGAQFPGIVRVADAGHPTMKSIEDGWKIMDEWYLFKNVAKDHLHVLALMDPGEERAKQEVYDIPPYPIAWCRELGSGRVLYNAMGHREDVWDHEMFQAWVGDTIAWAAGEGEAAATPNWGDVVP
- a CDS encoding DUF222 domain-containing protein: MIDKETGMSTKERLGEEIATLAARIDAATYELLVLIRRFDEEEGWNCGFLTCAQWLTWRIGLAPGAAREKVRVARALGELPLMSEAMRGGQLSYSKVRALTRIARPETEKDLVELGKAGTAAHIERVVRSWRRIDRSVEAADDELRDASSHVRTHIDENGMFVIRGRLAPEAGEVVMKALKAASEKLYAEGQEDRQPAGKVRADALVLVAESALKRGLDPGSSGDRFQVVVHVSDEELRAPEEGPAVGCASCASTEAQAADVSAETSPTRPQQHSAARAEAEHVSAETPDGLQPAHGRSSVGGAWLGDSHIPVSAETVRRIACDAGKVRITHRSGQILSVGRKTRTIPPPIRRALEFRDQGCRFPGCTSKHCDAHHMVHWADGGETKLSNLLLLCRRHHRLLHEGGFNVRMSEDGAVQFFHRRGRPLEESPAPPPVGLHAARELVEHLENAGILVTGKESMPSWDGRPLDLPYVMECLWKPPPHLEAAAARDETQPAPRRGQRFGTAA